A single window of Culicoides brevitarsis isolate CSIRO-B50_1 chromosome 3, AGI_CSIRO_Cbre_v1, whole genome shotgun sequence DNA harbors:
- the LOC134833841 gene encoding serine protease snake-like: MRDCLNLKRPSKRRTPFRPVVCSYNLHGPILCCNEPKERVSQKKCNEYKKLVEVGNRVIIDRDFDVLSVAGGFETEISEFPHMAAIGFKLSDESIQWKCGATLISDEFVMTAAHCINFGDNELDFIRISDHNLYESSDDTNVQERTVAEIFTHPLYKPTSTYHDIALIRLNEKVELNNVTRPACLCVIDPETDSSVIATGWGLTAYGGSPSEELLKVELLIYDQEKCVEYYGKGRKFRRGIIQEQLCAGDPTGEQDTCEGDSGGAIQLKRVENGGTIYHVVGITSFGKACGIVENPSVYTRVSKYVDWIESIVWPTG, encoded by the exons ATGCGAGATTGTTTGAACTTGAAACGACCTTCAAAACGTCGCACACCTTTTCGCCCGGTTGTTTGTTCGTACAACTTGCACGGACCAATTCTGTGTTGCAATGAACCAAAAGAACGTGTCAGTCAAAAAAAGTGCAATGAATACAAGAAACTTGTCGAAGTAGGAAATCGGGTGATAATCGATCGTGACTTTGATGTTCTATCAGTTGCGGGAGGATTTGAGACTGAAATCAGTGAGTTTCCTCACATGGCGGCAATTGGATTCAAACTTAGCGACGAAAGTATTCAATGGAAATGCGGCGCGACATTGATTTCCGATGAATTTGTCATGACAGCTGCTCATTGCATTAATTTTGGAGA cAATGAACTCGACTTCATTCGTATATCTGATCATAACTTGTACGAATCCAGCGATGATACAAATGTTCAAGAACGAACTGTAGCTGAAATCTTCACACATCCTTTGTATAAACCAACAAGTACTTATCACGACATTGCCTTGATCCGATTAAATGAGAAAGTTGAACTAAACAATGTTACGAGACCTGCTTGTCTTTGTGTGATAGATCCTGAAACAGATTCGAGTGTTATAGCAACTGGATGGGGACTTACCGCTTATGGAGGATCTCCATCTGAAGAGCTGTTGAAAGTTGAGTTATTGATATATGATCAAGAAAAATGCGTTGAATACTATGGAAAAGGCAGAAAATTTCGACGAGGAATTATTCAAGAGCAATTATGTGCAGGAGATCCAACTGGAGAACAAGACACATGCGAAGGAGATTCAGGAGGCGCGATTCAATTGAAAAGAGTTGAAAATGGAGGCACAATTTATCACGTGGTTGGTATAACCTCATTCGGAAAAGCGTGTGGTATAGTAGAGAATCCATCGGTTTATACAAGAGTTTCCAAGTACGTCGATTGGATTGAATCTATTGTATGGCCAACAGGTTGA